In Erigeron canadensis isolate Cc75 chromosome 8, C_canadensis_v1, whole genome shotgun sequence, the DNA window ATATCTCTAGATCATGAGGTTTTAAGGGTAAGGAGTACAGGcactttttaacaaaaatacgtTTCGTACGTGGTATATATATTCTACTACTAGACATCTGAAGATTTAAATGTACGTAATGAGTAGACGGCTAGAAAGTTTTATATACgattcattaaaataatttaccAAAAATTCAACATGTAATTAAATATGTGATAAACAAAATTTTGCACGTTAAGTTGAGCCTAAAGGCTTAATTTAGCATTTTTCCTATATAATATATCACTGtttcaaaataagtttttaaaTACTACTCGTATCTGTTTGTTTAAAATTATGCGTCtacttaaaaaatttaaacaaaattatgtCATCTTATTGGTTGacaatgatttttataaaatcataTGAGGTATATCGATCAGTTGTATAGTAAATACGTAtattagctagctagctagcaggTTCCTGGCTAGTTAATGgtctttttttacaataaatatttatcaTGGAACCACGTTTTGAATTGCTTGCATTTACGTTGCATTGACTTAATTAGTAAATTagctttcaatatatatatagccaaccATCGGGAAAATTAAGATCCTCAGGCCGGGAGATCTATTATATATAGAAGATGGTGATGGCAGCATTTTATGACAAAAACGGACGGAAGAAAGGTGCATGGAGTGAAGACGAAGACAAGAAGCTCAGAACCTATATCGAAAGATATGGCCATTACAATTGGCGTGAACTTCCTAAGCTTGCTGGTACGTACGGGCGATCCACTGCTTTCCGACCACATTTCAAATACACTAGCTAGcttgattatattattataagtatttattATCTATGTTTCTCGATCGATCTTTTCTATATAGGTTTGTCTAGATGCGGAAAGAGTTGTAGGTTGAGATGGAAGAATTATCTGTCCCCAAATGTGAAACTCGGAAACTTTTCAAAAGAGGAAGAAGATCTAATTGTCGCTTTACAAAACAAGCTTGGCAACAAGTAAGTTcattactaattaattaagacATACTATATTAATTAGTACGtttactagctagctagttgtGATTTCGGGCTCCCCTGCTAGCTAGTTGTCTACTACATATTAGACAGTATATATAACTAGCTAGGCTGTGTTATTTTACGTATCCGTCCACAGATGGTCAAAAATCGCTGAAAAATTGCCAGGAAGAAGTGACAATGAGATAAAAAATCATTGGCATGCACATTTGAAAACAAGCACCCAAAAAGATCAAGCAATGTCGTCAAATAATAAAGATAGAAGAATTGGAAGTTTGAAGAAGGCCTATAAGAGTAAACCTAAAGTAAGTCCAACCAACAAAAAATCAAACTTTAAACCCCAACAGGGAGTTGAAAATGTAGTAGTTAATACTATGGCTTCATCACAATCATCGCCATCAACTACCGCAACATCTTCTTATTGTTCGTTGAGTGACTTTAATAATGCAACTTCTTCAAGTCATGATGTTGTCACACAATCTTTTGAATACAATAATATTATGGAAGGAGATTTCTGGACAGAACCCTTTATACTAGATGACAACTCTAGCATCTACCAAAGTGATACTTTGTTGTCACCTTTGGATTTAGCCGATGATTACATCAACCAAGCTTCTTACCAAGATATAATGATGAATGGTTCATGTTTTTGGTCAATGTAATTAAGCTTAATTTAACTCAGTTTGTAGATTGAAATGCATGTTAGTTAAGTTGTTTGTGTCTCCTTTTTCATTAAAGATAATTatatcttctttcttttcttgaaaGGCTTTGGACATTAACTATCGTATACTccttccgtcccattttaattgtccaaaTTTGACTTGCCAAGTCTTTTGTCTTTAattttaaccgtaaatatttcTGTTTGTATTTTATAACACTTGCTATAAAATATTGagctttaaatatatttttcattgatataaattcCATCAGCTAATCTATAACACAAACAACttaagttatttacggtcaaaatttaaagtaaaaaaactttaaaaagtcaaaatagaaaattttaaatgGAACATGAATTATAATCTGTAGTAGTAATGAATAAAGATGCTTGTGTTGACAAGCAATCTTAACTAAAATGCGATTTTATTTAGTGGTAGAATCTATCGAGTTTTAACAATAAATAGCTGGATTGGAAGAGGTTGATTTAAacttaaaaactaaaagttacatAGGATATTACGTTAGTTGGAGTTGACTAATCATCCCCTCGCTCCTACCCAGGGTTGTAAAATCGACTGTATCATCTGAGTATTTGGGATTGGATAGGGAGACGGTCCCATACGTTTGCAAAATGAACAATCATTTCATCCACATTAAGGGCATTAATAATTACTAGATATAGTTACTTAAAATTTCCTCAAACACAGATTGACTAGTCTAAATGATCAGTTCTTTCGTTTGGCATTAGTGATTAGTCTCGATGTTAAAGTAATCAATGAAACAACTAACAAAGTGCAttaaattcatcttttgaagcaattAATCGGTTTGGGCTTGTTCTCGCCCTTGGGCTCACACTTGGCCCATTTAACTTGTTGTTGACTCGGTTTGGGCCCAAAACACTTTGGGTCGACTATGGGTTTGACTCGTTGACATTATTTAGTCCGAATTATCTTAATGGCTTGTATGGATGCGCGTGGTCCGGTTTGACCGGTTTTTGctaaaaatatcaacaaaaccAATGTAAACggtttaacatttttatgaaatattagcatggt includes these proteins:
- the LOC122610887 gene encoding transcription factor MYB13-like; protein product: MVMAAFYDKNGRKKGAWSEDEDKKLRTYIERYGHYNWRELPKLAGLSRCGKSCRLRWKNYLSPNVKLGNFSKEEEDLIVALQNKLGNKWSKIAEKLPGRSDNEIKNHWHAHLKTSTQKDQAMSSNNKDRRIGSLKKAYKSKPKVSPTNKKSNFKPQQGVENVVVNTMASSQSSPSTTATSSYCSLSDFNNATSSSHDVVTQSFEYNNIMEGDFWTEPFILDDNSSIYQSDTLLSPLDLADDYINQASYQDIMMNGSCFWSM